The Stackebrandtia nassauensis DSM 44728 genome includes the window TGCACGACGTGCTGGCGCACCACATCTCGCTCATCAACGTCCAGTCCGGAGTCGCGCTGCACCTGGTGGACGAGAAACCCGAACAGACCCGGGTGGCGCTGTCGGCGATCAAGGGCGCCAGCAAGGAGGCGCTGACGGCGCTGCGCGGGGCACTGGACGCGTTGCGCAGCACCGACGACGCGGCGCCCCGCTCCCCCACCGACGGCCTGGCCAAACTGGACGCGCTGGTCGACAGCGTCCGCAACGCCGGCATCGAGGTCGACGTGACCGTCACCGGGCAGCAGCGCGAACTCGACCCCGTTGTGGACCTGGCGGCGCTGCGCATCATCCAGGAGTCACTGACCAATGTGCTGCGACACTCCAACGCCCGGCACGTGCGGATCCGCATCGACCACGGCGACAGTCTGGACATCACGGTCGCCGACGACGGCGGCGGCGGCGTTCCCATCCCGGGCAACGGCCTGACGGGCATGAACGAGCGCGCCACCGCCGTCGGCGGCACCTGCACCGCCGGACCGGCCGCGGCGGGCGGCTTCGC containing:
- a CDS encoding sensor histidine kinase, with the translated sequence MRRDDIDRKGPKWWPWWLLRFPWILVPFPVAFIQLIGIRGAAMWAECGGGEHGWGPGREESPHCDWQDTSVDPVAFVLALIGPVALFAVRGFPRTVVAVCALITAVYYPLGLPPGPIYLSLIAALLAWLFKVRSERNAQAKAAQRAQAQQRAGAERLRIAQELHDVLAHHISLINVQSGVALHLVDEKPEQTRVALSAIKGASKEALTALRGALDALRSTDDAAPRSPTDGLAKLDALVDSVRNAGIEVDVTVTGQQRELDPVVDLAALRIIQESLTNVLRHSNARHVRIRIDHGDSLDITVADDGGGGVPIPGNGLTGMNERATAVGGTCTAGPAAAGGFAVHARLPGVG